The genomic DNA ACCCACCGCGTTTTGGTTTTGTTGGAATTGGGTTAATTGCTCTTCCGTTAAATTAGACGGATCGATTTTGGTTTGAGTTGCTTTTGCGCGAGCTTCAACAACGCCGGTCAAGGTTTCTTTTTCAAAGTTTGCCTGACCTTTCACGGTATTCACTAAATTCGGGATCAAATCGGAACGACGTTGATAAGTCGATTCTACATTTGCCCACACGGAATTAATTTGCTCTTCCGCTGCGACCAAGCCGTTATAACTTGGAATCAATGTTACAGCAGCAATCACGGCAACAATAATCAAGACAAGCCATTTTTTCATTTTTATTCCTTAACATCTAAAATTTTCTTGTAGTATAAAACAAAAGGCCTAAACAAGTGTTTAGGCCTCATTTCAATCTCTATTTAGCAACAATAGCGTTAATTATTTGCTACCGTTAACAGCGATTTCTACACGACGGTCATCAGCTAAACAAGCGATAAGCGCTTTACGGCCTTTAACTGCGTCACATTTAGTACCGGTAACAGGATTTGCTTTACCGTAACCAGCTGCAGAAATTGCGTTTTGTGCTACACCTTTAGATACTAAGTAGTTAGCAACGGTTTCAGCACGTCTTTGAGATAATTTTTGGTTGTAAGCATCAGAACCGATACGGTCTGTATAACCAGAAACTTTAACATTTGCATTGTTAACTTGCGCGATTTCACCATAGATACCATCTAACACGCTTTGTGCTTGTGGTTTTAAGTTAGCTTTGCCGAACGCGAAAGTTACATCAGAGTTCAAGTTGAAAGTTTTGCTTACAACTTCAGGAGCCGGAGCAGGTGCTACACCTTGACCGAAACGGTAAGATAAACCAACTGCTACAGAACCGATATCTGGAGAGTAACGAATGTCGCTTTCTTCGCCAGTTTTTCTTACTGCTTTGCCTAAGTTGCCTACACGGCTAACCCATTGATATTCTGCACGTAATGCTAATTCAGGAAGAATTGCATATTCAACACCCGCTGCAAATACAGGAGATACTTTCAAGTTATGATATTTATCAGCAACCCCGTCATTCACCTGTTTATAATCACTACGGATTAGAGCTGCACCAGCACGGCCATAAACATCTAAGTTGTCTAATACAGGGTAACTTCCTTTAAGGGCTAAAGTGGTACCGTGAGCGGTATGTCTAAATTGATCGCCATCGCTGTATTTAACTTTAGCGCGACCAAAATATTCATAACCGGCTTCAACAGCTAAGTTATCCGTGATCTGGTAACCACCGAAAATACCGTATGCTTCTGAGTTACGTCTGATTTTACCATCGTTACCGTCAGTAAATTGACCTAAACCGTGGTGAACGGAAGCCCAACCGGCTTTTGCACCGGCATAGAATGTATTTGCTTGTGGCGCTGCTTGTGCCACTGTTGCTGCTGCTAAACCAGCGATAGCTAATGCGATTGCAGTTTTTTTCATTTTGATGATCCTCTTTATATTTAGTCATCTTTAATTTAAAACAGTATCAGCTGATATAGCTGAAAACCAACACAAGTACTTGTGTTACCTGTCATCTTAAACTGTTTATGTGAAAAAAGGAAATTTTTTACAATTTTCAGCCTAAGATATCGTTTCAAGTAGGGTTGCATCACCTACTTCCTTTTGACAGATTCGTATCCTTTATTAAAGGAATGTTCAAAAGTGCAAGTATTATCTACTGAAAAAATGGAAAATCAAACAAAAGGATGCTCTTTTGCTTATTTTTTAAGCAAAAATCACTATCCTGAGTTCGTTTTTTAATCAATTTTAAGTATTTCTTCAGAAATTATCCTCATTATTGACTTCGTTTATCTGACATTCCTTCCTATTTATATGCTAAAATTCAGCCACTTTTTACTCCCTTAAACCCTAAATAATGATCTAAGAGTGCTGCAAAATGCTACCTCGTTTAAAAAATATCCCTCAACTCTCGCCTTTAGTTGGTGATTATTTAAACGCATTACGGTTACAACATTTTGAAGGCGATATTGCCTCCAATTACGCCGATCGTTTAAGTTTGGCCACAGACAATAGCGTTTACCAACAATTACCACAGGCGATTTTATTTCCGAAAAGCGTGGCAGATGTAGTGCGTATTACCAAACTGGCACAACAGGAAAAATACCTTTCTCTCACTTTCACTCCACGCGGAGGCGGCACCGGCACCAACGGGCAATCTATCAATAATAATATTATTGTGGATGTTTCCCGCCACATGACCCAAATTCTTGAACTCAATGTTAAAGAACGTTGGGTACGGGTGCAGGCAGGTGTGGTAAAAGATCAACTCAATCAATTTCTCAAACCACACGGCTTATTTTTCTCCCCTGAACTCTCCACCAGTAATCGCGCCACCTTAGGCGGTATGATTAACACCGATGCTTCCGGACAAGGTTCCTTGCAATACGGAAAGACATCCGACCACGTTCTGGGTTTGCGTGCCGTGCTAATCAATGGCGATATTTTGGACACAAGTGCGGTCAAATCCGACGACATTTTTCAACATGTCGAAGAAAACCATGGCTCTGCCCGCGTAAAAAACATCCATCAAGAAATCTTCCAACGTTGTAAAGAAAAGCGGGAGCAAATTCTTCATGATTTGCCACAGCTCAATCGTTTTCTGACCGGTTACGATTTAAAAAATGTGTTTAACGATGATTTAAGCGAATTCAATCTAACCCGTATTCTGACAGGCTCTGAAGGCTCACTTGCCTTTATTTGCGAAGCCACGTTAGATTTAATGCCGCTACCACAGCATCGCACATTAATTAACATCAAATACAATTCTTTCGATGCGGCATTGCGTAACGCACCTTTTATGGTCAAAGCCAATGCGCTTTCCGTGGAAACCGTGGATTCCAAAGTGCTGAATTTGGCTAAACAGGATATTATTTGGCATTCGGTGCAAGATTTATTAACGGAAGACGAACAAAATCCGATTCTTGGCTTAAATATAGTGGAATACGCCGGTAATAATCAGGCATTAATTGAAAAGCAGGTAGCGCATTTATGTGCGGAATTGGATCAAAAAATCGCCGAGGGAAAAGATCATATTATCGGCTATCAAGTTTGCGATCATTTGCCATCTATTGAACGAATTTATGCCATGCGCAAAAAAGCCGTAGGGTTGCTTGGCAATGCCAAAGGCGTAGCAAAACCTATTCCTTTTGTAGAAGACACTTGTGTGCCGCCGGAAAATCTGGCGGATTACATTACCGAGTTTCGCGCTTTATTAGATAGCCATAATTTACAATA from Aggregatibacter aphrophilus ATCC 33389 includes the following:
- a CDS encoding LemA family protein, which encodes MKKWLVLIIVAVIAAVTLIPSYNGLVAAEEQINSVWANVESTYQRRSDLIPNLVNTVKGQANFEKETLTGVVEARAKATQTKIDPSNLTEEQLTQFQQNQNAVGSALSRLLVSVENYPELRANEGFMNLQAQLEGTENRINVARNKFNEAAREYNQKIRTFPTKLVAMIFGFKEKPYFKSVEGAANAPTVNFN
- the ompA gene encoding porin OmpA, with translation MKKTAIALAIAGLAAATVAQAAPQANTFYAGAKAGWASVHHGLGQFTDGNDGKIRRNSEAYGIFGGYQITDNLAVEAGYEYFGRAKVKYSDGDQFRHTAHGTTLALKGSYPVLDNLDVYGRAGAALIRSDYKQVNDGVADKYHNLKVSPVFAAGVEYAILPELALRAEYQWVSRVGNLGKAVRKTGEESDIRYSPDIGSVAVGLSYRFGQGVAPAPAPEVVSKTFNLNSDVTFAFGKANLKPQAQSVLDGIYGEIAQVNNANVKVSGYTDRIGSDAYNQKLSQRRAETVANYLVSKGVAQNAISAAGYGKANPVTGTKCDAVKGRKALIACLADDRRVEIAVNGSK